Proteins from one Solenopsis invicta isolate M01_SB chromosome 11, UNIL_Sinv_3.0, whole genome shotgun sequence genomic window:
- the LOC113003040 gene encoding LOW QUALITY PROTEIN: dynein intermediate chain 3, axonemal-like (The sequence of the model RefSeq protein was modified relative to this genomic sequence to represent the inferred CDS: substituted 1 base at 1 genomic stop codon), whose amino-acid sequence MVSFDRCLEPFTVEFAFRVAVTRYGATRIMSRKGVKYRSNWTLHDENIENVEHVCLDPEIQRELGCSVGEHVFLEYPWAYVSRETVLRFANVAGSSLEPYRDRIEAYSGDTFLVGYSSTELTGRDFMICLTQDARSTVARRNADISKKIRSEVIQRIRKTGRFWKSLGSEEVLDEGLVTSSREFFEVEVYLPIKSLGLNRRLCDRSSEGSWDSYVELIPHERFENIERKCVSKMIQTHFEPREVEVQTYPGYPKNVWTQYVYEDTLGLQVDDVESEEKETEEKKSAEEKSEKESEEKRTIEGSKEVSEIDADQKPVEKGPLELFLESRVQEMLEAVCYNTVVNVHVDDIETLAQRELEITRPRDEITCAERFSLIDLRFTAGKVISDASWHPDLVGYVAVSYVTALSLEIVRSTSSVERDIVLKPEPTALLWSLADSLRPRLSLWCCQKIYCISFCPMNGDFIIGGSASGQVVVWNIHGQIENRDAEARADVELDFSTRDTVSITFASVISDRDHSHELPIHRIQWLPDNYRIEPSGKLTKLSTSSSCQFLTISEDGIVAIWDLLRYSVTSQLKSDRDDVNGIFXPTYRLDVRPSENPSFTPLYLCLSSINAFRESDRRRNELDCTDVDFTKRLWIGTAQGHFACCTWEGQMFDVETSGLEKCKLLNSSSAHDGPVVAISRSPHLSDVFLTMGGHVFAIWKDDYLDLPLFRRKSDCVYTACCWSNRPGIFLMGTSLGDLEIWDIKRRVNKPVFMQTISRKPITLLSLPESRKHGCKLIGAGDCNSAFRIFEEPTEFEDDTVERMDWFEEYIWREVRRKKMFSSWQKDFLQNDATVIARRQARADEEHRLKLDMARQKLQKEHEERLRLEAEEEARKIPKSKDTIWKLRQQKRMKKVLLEKKKFQPRELQEKRLPLVRLAEERNLKMIKAKNEVALQDKHFDNFVSLKFPEYYDLIEKDEILEEKREMDEERVEDEEMIDIYLQEFYKVRDEARKIIAEKPYCPKFDWNICVKEGKKNDV is encoded by the coding sequence ATGGTGTCGTTTGATCGATGCTTGGAACCGTTCACAGTTGAATTTGCTTTCCGAGTGGCCGTCACGCGTTACGGAGCCACGAGAATAATGTCGAGGAAAGGGGTTAAGTACCGATCGAATTGGACGCTGCACGACGAAAATATCGAAAATGTGGAGCATGTGTGCCTCGATCCCGAGATTCAGCGAGAACTGGGTTGCTCGGTCGGCGAGCATGTGTTTCTGGAATATCCTTGGGCCTACGTGTCGCGAGAGACTGTTTTAAGGTTCGCCAACGTCGCGGGCTCGTCGTTAGAGCCGTATCGTGATAGGATCGAGGCTTACAGCGGCGATACTTTCCTTGTGGGCTATTCGTCCACCGAGTTAACCGGTCGCGATTTCATGATCTGTTTAACACAGGACGCGAGGTCAACTGTAGCGAGGAGGAACGCCGACATCAGCAAGAAAATCCGGAGCGAAGTTATTCAGAGGATCAGGAAAACTGGCAGGTTCTGGAAATCCCTCGGAAGCGAGGAGGTACTAGACGAGGGCTTGGTTACAAGCTCAAGAGAGTTCTTCGAGGTGGAAGTGTATCTTCCGATCAAATCTTTAGGTCTGAACCGGAGGCTCTGTGATAGATCTTCGGAAGGGTCTTGGGACAGCTATGTAGAGTTAATTCCACATGAGAGATTTGAAAATATCGAGAGAAAATGCGTCTCTAAAATGATTCAAACACACTTTGAGCCGCGGGAAGTCGAAGTTCAAACCTATCCTGGTTATCCTAAGAACGTCTGGACCCAATACGTTTACGAGGATACCCTGGGATTGCAAGTTGATGATGTCGAATCGGAGGAGAAAGAGACAGAGGAAAAGAAATCTGCCGAGGAGAAATCCGAGAAAGAGTCAGAAGAGAAGAGGACTATCGAGGGTTCGAAAGAGGTGTCCGAGATCGACGCGGATCAGAAGCCGGTGGAGAAGGGCCCATTGGAGCTTTTTTTGGAAAGTCGCGTCCAGGAAATGCTCGAGGCCGTGTGTTACAATACGGTCGTGAACGTGCACGTGGACGACATCGAGACGCTTGCGCAGCGAGAGTTGGAAATAACCCGACCGCGAGATGAGATCACTTGCGCGGAACGCTTCTCTCTCATCGACTTGCGCTTCACGGCAGGCAAGGTCATCTCCGATGCTTCTTGGCATCCAGACCTCGTCGGATATGTGGCTGTTTCTTATGTTACCGCACTGTCGCTTGAGATTGTTCGATCCACGTCGAGCGTCGAGCGTGACATTGTATTGAAACCGGAACCGACAGCGTTGCTGTGGTCGCTCGCCGATTCTCTCCGGCCTCGGCTGTCATTATGGTGCTGTCAGAAAATCTACTGCATTTCCTTCTGCCCGATGAACGGTGACTTCATAATCGGCGGTTCCGCGTCTGGTCAAGTGGTCGTCTGGAATATTCACGGGCAAATAGAAAATCGAGATGCCGAGGCTCGAGCAGACGTTGAGCTCGACTTTTCGACTCGGGACACTGTTTCTATTACTTTTGCCTCCGTGATATCCGATCGGGATCACTCGCACGAGTTGCCGATTCATCGAATACAATGGCTTCCTGACAATTATAGGATAGAGCCATCTGGAAAACTGACGAAACTGTCCACTAGCTCGAGCTGTCAATTCCTGACGATTTCCGAAGACGGAATTGTTGCTATCTGGGATCTTCTTAGATACTCCGTTACTTCTCAGCTAAAGAGCGATCGCGATGACGTTAACGGTATTTTTTGACCAACGTATCGCTTGGACGTTCGGCCTTCCGAAAACCCATCTTTCACACCTCTTTACTTGTGTCTTTCGTCCATCAATGCTTTTCGAGAAAGTGATAGGCGTCGTAACGAATTAGATTGTACGGATGTCGACTTCACGAAGAGATTGTGGATCGGTACGGCGCAGGGACATTTCGCCTGTTGCACCTGGGAGGGTCAGATGTTCGACGTAGAAACGTCCGGTTTAGAAAAGTGCAAACTTCTTAATTCCTCGTCCGCACACGACGGTCCCGTTGTAGCAATTTCCCGATCGCCGCACCTTTCGGACGTTTTCCTGACAATGGGCGGCCACGTCTTTGCCATTTGGAAGGACGATTATTTAGACCTTCCTTTGTTCAGACGGAAATCCGATTGCGTGTACACCGCGTGTTGCTGGAGTAATCGACCGGGAATCTTCTTGATGGGTACTAGTTTAGGCGATCTAGAAATTTGGGATATTAAAAGGAGAGTAAACAAGCCGGTGTTCATGCAGACTATTTCTAGAAAACCGATAACTCTCTTATCGCTTCCAGAGTCGCGTAAACACGGTTGCAAGCTGATCGGCGCTGGTGATTGCAACAGTGCTTTTCGCATTTTTGAAGAACCAACGGAATTTGAGGATGATACGGTTGAAAGGATGGATTGGTTTGAGGAGTATATATGGCGAGAAGTGAGAAGAAAGAAGATGTTTTCTTCGTGGCAGaaagattttcttcaaaatgatGCGACAGTCATCGCTAGAAGGCAAGCGAGGGCAGACGAAGAACATAGATTGAAACTTGATATGGCAAGGCAGAAACTTCAGAAAGAACATGAAGAACGATTAAGATTGGAGGCTGAAGAAGAGGCACGCAAAATACCGAAATCTAAAGACACTATATGGAAACTGCGTCAGCAGAAAAGGATGAAGAAAGTTCTTTTAGAGAAGAAGAAGTTTCAGCCACGGGAATTACAGGAGAAGAGACTGCCGTTGGTCCGTTTAGCTGAAGAGAGGAatctaaaaatgattaaagcAAAGAACGAAGTCGCTCTTCAAGATAAGCATTTCGATAACTTTGTGTCTCTCAAATTTCCAGAATATTACGATCTTATAGAAAAAGACGAGATCTTGGAAGAGAAACGTGAGATGGATGAAGAACGTGTAGAGGATGAAGAAATGATAGATATATATCTGCAAGAGTTTTATAAAGTCAGGGACGAGGCGCGAAAGATAATAGCGGAGAAACCATATTGTCCAAAATTTGATTGGAACATTTGTgtgaaagaaggaaagaagaaTGATGTATGA